In Allocoprobacillus halotolerans, a genomic segment contains:
- a CDS encoding IS3 family transposase: protein MRNPKKGYWHTGKINQKDIYESVKESKKKDSTISISSVLKQLDVSKSGYYDYINRKPSYTKQRREKITKKVEEIYRNSHEIYGSPKITEMLNQNGEKVSQRYIYSIMRENSWKARYVKPYVQTTISEDFSSRLKNLLNRHFNPSRPDCAWCTDITYIRTVDEGFVYLTSVMDLYSRKIISWVLTKTMETDEVLKSIEKAKERRKVEKPLVVQSDRGVQFTSTKYQEMTEGFVTSYSRKGTPWDNACIESFHALIKREWLNFYKIMNYEEAYQLVFEYIEGFYNTIRIHSHCGYQSPNEYEKNYMLAVTNKNQTTFITNSAI from the coding sequence ATTAGAAATCCTAAAAAAGGCTATTGGCATACTGGGAAAATAAACCAAAAGGACATCTACGAAAGTGTTAAAGAATCAAAAAAGAAAGATTCAACAATTTCGATTTCCAGTGTGCTAAAACAGTTAGATGTCAGCAAATCAGGTTATTATGATTACATTAATAGAAAGCCAAGCTATACAAAACAAAGAAGAGAAAAAATTACAAAGAAAGTTGAGGAAATTTATAGAAATTCTCATGAAATATATGGCTCACCAAAAATAACAGAGATGCTCAATCAAAATGGTGAAAAAGTCAGTCAAAGATACATTTATTCCATCATGAGAGAAAACAGCTGGAAGGCTAGATATGTAAAGCCATACGTTCAAACAACAATAAGTGAGGATTTCTCTTCAAGGCTTAAAAATCTGCTCAATAGACATTTTAATCCATCAAGACCTGATTGTGCCTGGTGTACAGATATAACTTATATAAGAACAGTTGATGAAGGCTTTGTCTATTTGACAAGCGTCATGGACCTATACTCAAGAAAAATCATATCATGGGTGCTGACAAAAACGATGGAAACAGATGAAGTTCTAAAAAGTATTGAAAAGGCAAAGGAAAGAAGGAAGGTAGAAAAACCATTAGTGGTGCAAAGTGACAGGGGCGTGCAGTTCACATCAACTAAATATCAGGAGATGACAGAAGGATTTGTAACAAGTTACTCAAGAAAAGGAACACCATGGGATAATGCCTGTATAGAATCATTTCATGCATTAATCAAAAGGGAGTGGTTGAATTTTTATAAGATAATGAATTATGAAGAAGCATATCAACTTGTATTTGAATACATAGAGGGATTCTACAATACAATAAGGATTCATTCACATTGTGGGTATCAGTCACCCAACGAATACGAGAAAAACTATATGTTAGCAGTGACTAACAAAAATCAAACAACTTTTATTACAAATTCTGCAATTTAA
- a CDS encoding transposase translates to MAKHTYDKDFREGVIQYCLDHPDESYVSVSKRFGIHDTTIGGWMKSYKKNNDEVIIRGSGNYSSDEAKEIAKLRKELKDTKDALEILKKAIGILGK, encoded by the coding sequence ATGGCAAAACATACTTATGATAAAGATTTTAGAGAAGGAGTGATTCAGTACTGTTTAGATCATCCAGATGAATCATATGTAAGTGTATCAAAAAGATTTGGAATTCATGATACGACGATTGGTGGATGGATGAAAAGTTACAAGAAAAATAATGATGAAGTGATTATAAGAGGAAGTGGAAATTATTCAAGTGATGAAGCTAAGGAAATAGCCAAATTAAGAAAAGAACTTAAAGATACAAAGGATGCATTAGAAATCCTAAAAAAGGCTATTGGCATACTGGGAAAATAA
- a CDS encoding MurR/RpiR family transcriptional regulator yields MNLKERISIYYTSLTTTEKRIYTQIMDNPNIISENSIIEAGNLCHTSKSAMLRFAKKLGYRGYSEFKYAIEESLKRDAQEVPTTVNNETVLHQISSSFALTIQAIGQLNFDEQLKQLAAYIYQYPYIKSIGIGNSAFCANQLVYSLYSHNQFIEGITDNVQFTYLENCINSQYLLIIFSVSASSITYNKLLKTAKANGAKTILITMNNDSSINQLVDMIFTLPSNIAPTTSSTVLKQLDNRTTLYFFAEIISYYYGLYLEEKGAVTK; encoded by the coding sequence ATGAACCTCAAAGAACGTATATCAATATATTACACATCTTTAACAACGACTGAAAAACGTATTTATACACAGATTATGGATAATCCAAATATCATTAGTGAAAATTCAATTATTGAAGCTGGAAATCTTTGTCATACATCTAAATCAGCAATGTTGAGATTTGCTAAAAAATTAGGTTATCGTGGTTATAGTGAATTTAAATACGCTATTGAAGAAAGTCTAAAAAGAGATGCGCAGGAAGTACCAACTACTGTAAACAATGAAACTGTTTTACATCAAATTTCTTCTTCATTTGCTTTAACAATTCAAGCCATTGGTCAATTGAATTTTGATGAACAACTTAAACAATTAGCTGCCTATATCTATCAATACCCCTATATTAAATCTATCGGTATTGGTAATTCAGCTTTTTGTGCCAATCAGTTGGTATATTCTTTGTATTCCCACAATCAATTTATTGAGGGAATTACGGATAATGTACAATTTACCTATTTAGAAAATTGTATTAATTCACAATACTTATTAATTATTTTTAGTGTTTCTGCTTCGTCTATTACTTATAACAAACTTTTAAAAACGGCTAAGGCAAACGGAGCAAAAACTATTCTTATCACTATGAATAATGATTCATCAATAAATCAATTAGTTGATATGATTTTTACCCTTCCTTCCAATATTGCCCCAACAACCTCATCAACAGTTTTAAAGCAATTAGACAATCGTACAACACTTTATTTCTTTGCTGAAATTATTTCTTATTACTACGGTTTATACTTAGAAGAAAAAGGGGCTGTAACGAAATAA
- a CDS encoding biotin transporter BioY produces MENIRQVSQINKTCDIVYISIFTAFIAICSWIAIPATVPFTLQTMAVFTTIGFLGGKRGTLAVLVYILLGAIGLPVFAGFSGGIGAILGTSGGYIVGFLFSALVMWLIEKFFGRSLFVLAMSMVIGLIVCYGFGTIWFMAVYMQTVSVVELSIVLGWCVIPYIIPDLIKIGIALF; encoded by the coding sequence ATGGAAAATATAAGACAAGTATCTCAAATAAATAAAACATGCGATATTGTATATATTAGTATTTTTACAGCTTTCATAGCAATCTGTTCATGGATTGCAATTCCTGCCACTGTTCCTTTTACTTTACAAACAATGGCTGTTTTTACCACGATTGGCTTTTTAGGTGGTAAAAGAGGAACACTTGCTGTGTTAGTCTATATCCTACTTGGAGCAATCGGACTTCCTGTTTTTGCTGGTTTCTCTGGTGGTATCGGTGCTATCTTAGGAACAAGTGGTGGTTATATTGTTGGATTTTTATTTTCTGCTTTAGTGATGTGGTTGATTGAAAAATTCTTTGGTAGAAGTCTATTTGTCCTTGCTATGTCAATGGTTATTGGTTTAATTGTATGTTATGGTTTTGGCACAATTTGGTTTATGGCAGTTTATATGCAAACTGTTAGTGTTGTTGAGTTATCAATCGTTTTAGGATGGTGTGTCATTCCATACATTATTCCTGATTTAATCAAGATTGGAATTGCTCTTTTTTAG